A single genomic interval of Rhizobium leguminosarum bv. trifolii WSM1325 harbors:
- a CDS encoding PEBP family protein (PFAM: PEBP family protein~KEGG: ret:RHE_CH00293 putative phosphatidylethanolamine-binding protein) — MRFITAVLLATSVFGATAAQAEMKLTSKDLVASKSMADAQIFNGFGCAGKNISPELTWSGAPEATKSFAIMAYDPDAPTGSGWWHWSVFNIPANASEIATGASGDKKLPAGAVEGHTDFGMSGYGGACPPAGDQPHHYKFTVYALSVDKLPLPETAPAAMVGFYVRANTLAKASVEVTYGR; from the coding sequence CGTTTCATCACAGCAGTACTTCTCGCTACGTCCGTCTTCGGCGCGACGGCCGCACAGGCCGAAATGAAGCTCACCTCGAAGGATCTGGTCGCCAGCAAGTCCATGGCCGACGCGCAGATCTTCAACGGCTTCGGCTGCGCCGGCAAGAACATCTCGCCGGAGCTGACCTGGTCGGGTGCGCCTGAGGCGACCAAGAGCTTCGCCATCATGGCTTACGATCCGGATGCTCCCACAGGCTCGGGCTGGTGGCATTGGTCGGTGTTCAACATTCCCGCAAATGCCTCGGAGATTGCCACCGGCGCCAGCGGTGACAAAAAGCTTCCGGCAGGCGCCGTCGAAGGTCACACGGATTTTGGCATGTCCGGATATGGCGGCGCATGCCCGCCGGCCGGCGATCAGCCGCACCACTACAAGTTCACCGTCTATGCGCTCTCGGTGGACAAGCTCCCGCTTCCTGAGACCGCCCCGGCTGCCATGGTTGGCTTCTATGTCAGGGCCAATACGCTCGCCAAGGCCTCCGTCGAGGTGACCTACGGCCGCTGA
- a CDS encoding GCN5-related N-acetyltransferase (PFAM: GCN5-related N-acetyltransferase~KEGG: ret:RHE_CH00294 putative acetyltransferase protein) — protein MIIELTSHDFDALLKGIAPAHLRLVQDSAIAPPEVLAMLSRLAADIGAEFSPSAWMIVEDDEIVGLCSVIKVPRDGNIHIGYGVAPSRQSRGCATRAIGQLLQWARNDHRVALVSAETGVDNITSRRVLGRNGFIRIGERVDAEDGPLICWEAMTV, from the coding sequence ATGATTATCGAACTAACATCTCATGATTTTGACGCGCTGCTGAAGGGCATCGCCCCTGCTCATCTGCGCCTTGTCCAAGACAGCGCCATTGCACCTCCTGAAGTCCTGGCGATGTTGAGCCGCCTCGCCGCTGACATCGGCGCGGAATTTTCACCGTCGGCCTGGATGATCGTGGAGGATGACGAGATCGTCGGCCTTTGCTCTGTCATCAAGGTTCCGCGGGATGGCAATATCCATATCGGCTATGGGGTTGCGCCTTCCCGCCAAAGCCGTGGATGCGCCACGCGGGCGATAGGGCAGTTGCTTCAGTGGGCGCGGAACGACCATCGCGTGGCCTTAGTCTCTGCGGAGACCGGGGTCGACAACATCACGTCCCGGCGCGTTCTTGGACGCAATGGCTTTATCCGTATCGGCGAGCGTGTCGATGCCGAAGACGGTCCGTTGATCTGCTGGGAAGCAATGACCGTCTAG
- a CDS encoding transcriptional regulator, AraC family (PFAM: transcription activator effector binding; helix-turn-helix- domain containing protein AraC type~SMART: helix-turn-helix- domain containing protein AraC type~KEGG: bja:blr4000 transcriptional regulatory protein) — protein sequence MTAALRNYHERMQRVLDYVDRHLDDDLDLDVLSSVAAFSKFHFHRQFTATFGLSVYRYIQLARMKRASYRLAYRDEERVTDIAMDAGYDAPDAFARAFRQRFGQSPSSFRKSPEWEPWLAAFGPLDNARSKLMQKTFIAEDVIIRNVPATPVAIMEHRGDPASLGATIQRFIAWRKAAGLHPRTSPTFNVWRSERRPQSPADYSVDLCVGISQPIEANGEEIKAGEIPGGRCAVLRVVGNTDNLEPAALYLYREWLPASGEEARNFPIYCQRLSFFPEVAEHEAVAELFLPLK from the coding sequence ATGACCGCAGCGCTTCGGAACTATCATGAGCGGATGCAGCGAGTGCTGGATTATGTCGACCGGCACCTCGATGACGATCTCGATCTTGACGTTTTGAGCAGTGTCGCAGCCTTCTCGAAATTTCATTTCCACCGGCAGTTCACGGCGACCTTCGGATTGTCAGTGTATCGCTATATCCAGCTTGCCCGCATGAAGCGCGCTTCATACCGGCTGGCTTACAGGGACGAAGAACGCGTCACCGATATAGCGATGGATGCCGGTTACGACGCACCGGATGCCTTTGCCCGCGCCTTTCGGCAACGGTTCGGGCAATCGCCTTCGTCGTTCCGGAAATCTCCCGAATGGGAGCCGTGGCTTGCCGCCTTCGGGCCTCTCGACAATGCAAGGAGCAAGCTCATGCAGAAGACTTTCATCGCTGAAGACGTGATAATTCGCAATGTGCCTGCCACGCCGGTGGCGATCATGGAGCATCGGGGCGACCCTGCGTCGCTCGGCGCCACCATCCAGCGGTTCATCGCCTGGCGCAAGGCCGCTGGCCTGCACCCCAGGACAAGTCCGACCTTCAACGTCTGGCGCTCCGAGCGGCGTCCTCAGTCGCCTGCCGATTATAGCGTCGACCTTTGTGTCGGGATCAGCCAACCAATCGAGGCGAACGGCGAAGAGATCAAAGCCGGCGAGATCCCCGGCGGGCGCTGCGCGGTGCTGCGTGTCGTCGGCAACACCGACAATCTGGAGCCCGCCGCGCTCTACCTTTATCGCGAATGGCTTCCGGCCAGCGGCGAGGAAGCACGCAACTTCCCGATCTATTGCCAACGGCTGAGCTTCTTCCCGGAGGTGGCGGAGCATGAGGCGGTGGCGGAGCTGTTTCTGCCGCTGAAATAG
- a CDS encoding bifunctional deaminase-reductase domain protein (PFAM: bifunctional deaminase-reductase domain protein~KEGG: rec:RHECIAT_CH0000331 putative riboflavin biosynthesis reductase protein), translated as MAKLVFGMNQSLDGYVDHMAFAPSPTLFRHFIEEAQRQAGSVYGRQMYEVMRYWDDEHPEWDAERQAFATAWRSQPKWVVSRSLASVGPKATLVGEDLEAAIRELKAERDGEIEVAGPNLAQSLTELGLIDEYRIYLHPVVLGHGKPYFAGPRPPLHLMAHDRIGEDVIRLTYVPA; from the coding sequence ATGGCTAAGCTTGTGTTCGGAATGAACCAGTCCCTGGACGGCTACGTCGATCATATGGCGTTTGCGCCAAGCCCGACACTCTTCCGCCACTTCATCGAAGAGGCTCAGCGGCAGGCGGGTAGTGTGTACGGTCGTCAGATGTATGAGGTCATGCGCTACTGGGACGACGAACATCCTGAATGGGATGCAGAGCGACAGGCTTTCGCGACGGCGTGGCGGAGCCAACCGAAATGGGTCGTCTCGCGCTCATTGGCGTCGGTCGGTCCCAAGGCCACGCTTGTTGGGGAAGATCTTGAGGCCGCGATCCGCGAACTGAAGGCGGAACGCGACGGCGAGATCGAAGTTGCCGGCCCCAATTTGGCGCAAAGCCTGACCGAACTTGGCCTGATCGATGAGTATCGAATCTACCTGCACCCAGTCGTGCTCGGTCACGGCAAGCCATATTTCGCCGGACCCCGGCCGCCGCTCCACCTGATGGCTCATGACCGGATTGGCGAGGATGTGATCAGGTTGACCTACGTTCCGGCTTGA
- a CDS encoding transcriptional regulator, LysR family (PFAM: LysR substrate-binding; regulatory protein LysR~KEGG: transcriptional regulator protein), with amino-acid sequence MIDWDDIRYFLAVARGGSVRAAAKGLGVNHATVLRRIAQLEERLGAQMFEKLPSGYRLTAAGEEVLELANQMEASSHELETRVFGRDQSVRGLLRVTLAPPLATHLLMPDFADFARLHPDIEMEIVSSGELANLTNREADVAIRVVYDRKTLPLNLHGLKGPDIFGGVYMSCDRLAAWRAGAPDPIRWIVISIHGIPDWASEGEIRTTGVPFRTTDGEAQIVAVRQGLGITTLPCFVGDADPLLVRVPGTDLHMYGTLWLLTQGETRKTKRVRLFTEFVSRRLSAYAPLLAGLPISRD; translated from the coding sequence ATGATTGACTGGGATGACATTCGCTACTTTCTGGCCGTGGCGCGCGGAGGCTCGGTGCGGGCTGCCGCCAAGGGCCTCGGAGTGAATCACGCGACCGTGCTGCGACGCATCGCACAGCTCGAGGAACGCCTCGGGGCGCAGATGTTCGAAAAGCTGCCTTCGGGCTACCGCCTGACGGCTGCGGGCGAGGAGGTCCTCGAGCTCGCGAACCAGATGGAAGCGTCGTCGCACGAACTGGAGACGCGCGTCTTCGGGCGCGACCAGAGCGTGCGCGGGCTTCTGCGGGTGACGTTGGCTCCGCCCCTCGCGACACACCTGCTCATGCCTGACTTCGCCGATTTCGCGCGTCTGCATCCTGATATCGAGATGGAAATCGTGTCGTCCGGCGAGCTGGCAAATCTGACCAACCGAGAGGCCGATGTGGCGATCCGCGTCGTTTACGACCGCAAAACCCTGCCGCTCAATCTTCACGGCCTGAAGGGACCGGATATATTCGGCGGCGTCTACATGTCCTGCGATCGACTAGCCGCTTGGCGTGCGGGTGCGCCTGATCCGATCCGGTGGATCGTCATAAGCATTCATGGAATTCCGGATTGGGCCAGCGAGGGTGAGATTCGCACCACGGGGGTTCCATTCAGGACCACGGACGGCGAGGCGCAGATCGTTGCTGTACGGCAAGGGCTCGGGATCACGACACTGCCCTGCTTCGTCGGAGATGCCGACCCCCTATTGGTGAGGGTGCCGGGCACCGACCTGCACATGTACGGAACGCTCTGGCTTCTCACACAAGGGGAGACACGCAAGACGAAGCGCGTGCGGCTCTTCACGGAGTTCGTATCCCGCAGGCTCTCCGCATACGCTCCGCTTCTCGCGGGGCTGCCCATATCCCGCGACTGA
- a CDS encoding short-chain dehydrogenase/reductase SDR (PFAM: short-chain dehydrogenase/reductase SDR; KR domain protein~KEGG: mlo:mlr5278 glucose dehydrogenase), which translates to MNRLNGKTAVITGGATGIGRAAAKRFIEEGAFVFIFGRRQEALDAAVADLGANARAVKGSVSDEADLDRLYTAVKAERGTLDIVFANAGAGSPLPLGNITAEHIDETFDTNVKGTIFTVQKALPLMGSGGSIILTGSSAGTTGAPGFTAYSASKAAVRNLARTWAEDLKGTGIRVNVLSPGATATELAKEALGEEGQKAYGAMTPLQRMADPEEIGAVAAFLASSDSSFMTASEIAVDGGLAQL; encoded by the coding sequence ATGAACAGACTGAATGGAAAGACCGCCGTGATCACCGGCGGCGCTACGGGCATCGGCCGCGCCGCAGCCAAGCGCTTCATCGAGGAGGGCGCTTTCGTCTTCATCTTCGGCCGACGGCAGGAGGCGCTTGACGCCGCTGTGGCGGACCTCGGGGCCAATGCGCGGGCGGTAAAGGGCTCGGTCTCGGATGAGGCCGACCTTGATCGGCTTTACACCGCGGTGAAGGCAGAGCGCGGAACGCTCGACATCGTCTTTGCCAATGCCGGGGCCGGAAGCCCGCTTCCGCTCGGCAATATCACCGCCGAGCACATCGATGAGACCTTCGACACCAATGTGAAGGGCACGATCTTCACGGTCCAGAAGGCGCTGCCGCTGATGGGCTCAGGCGGTTCGATCATCCTGACCGGATCGAGCGCCGGCACCACGGGCGCACCGGGATTTACGGCCTACAGCGCAAGCAAGGCGGCAGTGCGCAACCTCGCGCGGACCTGGGCTGAGGACCTGAAGGGCACCGGCATCCGGGTCAACGTGCTGTCACCCGGGGCGACGGCGACAGAACTCGCGAAAGAGGCGCTGGGCGAGGAAGGCCAGAAGGCCTACGGCGCGATGACGCCGCTCCAGCGTATGGCCGATCCGGAGGAGATCGGGGCGGTGGCCGCCTTTCTGGCGTCGTCGGACAGCAGCTTCATGACCGCCAGCGAGATCGCCGTCGACGGCGGCCTGGCGCAACTGTGA
- a CDS encoding NADP oxidoreductase coenzyme F420-dependent (PFAM: NADP oxidoreductase coenzyme F420-dependent~KEGG: idhA; myo-inositol 2-dehydrogenase protein; K06988): protein MSYAIVGFGKIGQALAHAFARKNIAVTVASRRPSEVLAPQARAIGPTVVARSLRDALEADTIILAVPFGEHREVANALPSWKGKTVIDATNAFPVPEELDGLPSSAFVAKSFTGAKFVKGFNHLIAATLAADPIVEGGHRVVFLSSDDEDAIAPVADLAKQLGFAPVELGKLNEGGALVHARGRTWGQLIFQDLFKKEQ, encoded by the coding sequence ATGAGCTACGCAATTGTAGGATTCGGCAAGATAGGCCAGGCCCTCGCCCACGCCTTCGCCCGTAAAAACATCGCCGTGACCGTCGCGAGCCGCCGGCCGTCCGAGGTGTTGGCGCCGCAGGCTCGGGCGATTGGACCCACGGTCGTCGCCAGGTCGCTGCGGGATGCACTCGAGGCCGACACGATCATCCTGGCAGTCCCGTTCGGCGAGCATCGCGAGGTTGCGAATGCCCTGCCGAGCTGGAAAGGCAAGACGGTCATCGATGCGACGAACGCATTTCCCGTCCCCGAAGAGCTGGACGGCCTCCCGTCCTCCGCCTTCGTCGCGAAATCGTTCACCGGCGCCAAGTTCGTGAAAGGGTTCAATCACCTGATTGCGGCCACCCTGGCTGCCGATCCGATCGTCGAGGGCGGGCACCGGGTCGTCTTTCTGTCGAGCGACGACGAGGACGCGATCGCTCCCGTGGCGGATTTGGCCAAACAACTGGGGTTCGCACCCGTCGAGCTGGGAAAGCTCAACGAGGGTGGCGCGCTGGTGCACGCACGCGGCCGCACTTGGGGCCAGCTCATCTTCCAGGATTTGTTCAAGAAGGAGCAGTAA